The DNA segment ACGGCGTGCTCACGCACCTCGGCATCGACACGGTCCAGCTCAACGGCGAGGGCTTCGAGCTGCTCGTGAGCAAGGGCGACACCGTCACCCGCGGCCAGGGCATCGTCCGCTGGAACCCCGCCGCCGTGGAGGAGGCCGGCAAGTCCCCGGTGTGCCCGATCGTGGCCCTGGAGGCGACGCCCGACTCCCTCGGCGAGGTCGTCGAGTCCGGCGATGTCGCGGTCGGCGCCACGCTGTTCGGTTGGCAGTAACGCGATCGGCGCAGTGAAGGCCGACTGGATATCCACCACCGCGGAGGCAACGGCCACCGCACGACCGGAGACGGGTGAAATGGAGACAACGCTGCG comes from the Streptomyces sp. NBC_00525 genome and includes:
- a CDS encoding PTS sugar transporter subunit IIA — its product is MTTVTSPLAGRAIGLAAVPDPVFSGAMVGPGTAIDPVREASEAVAPVDGIIVSLHPHAFVVVDSEGHGVLTHLGIDTVQLNGEGFELLVSKGDTVTRGQGIVRWNPAAVEEAGKSPVCPIVALEATPDSLGEVVESGDVAVGATLFGWQ